A genomic region of Thunnus albacares chromosome 2, fThuAlb1.1, whole genome shotgun sequence contains the following coding sequences:
- the ctu1 gene encoding cytoplasmic tRNA 2-thiolation protein 1, which yields MPVLCSSCADKRAVLRRPKTGHSLCKECFFWAFEEEVHQTIVAAKLFKPGETVGIAASGGKDSTVLAHVMKLLNERYSYGLELMLLSVDEGITGYRDDSLETVKRNQQQYELPLKIVSYEELYGWTMDAIVKQVGLKNNCTFCGVFRRQALDRGAIMLKVDKICTGHNADDVAETVLMNVLRGDIARLRRCTAIATSSEGDGVVPRCKPLKYAYEKEIVLYAYFKKLDYFSTECIYSPNAYRGHARTFLKDLESIRPSSIMDVIHSGENLSVREGVKMPVQGTCSRCGYISSQALCKSCVLLEGLNRGLPKLGIGKHHRLHDKILSQQPLTEKEERKLKSVDF from the exons ATGCCTGTCCTGTGCAGCAGCTGTGCTGACAAGCGTGCCGTGCTGAGACGTCCAAAAACCGGTCACTCACTTTGTAAGGAGTGCTTCTTCTGGGCCTTTGAGGAGGAGGTGCATCAGACGATCGTGGCAGCAAAGTTGTTTAAACCTGGCGAGACGGTAGGAATCGCTGCCTCTGGTGGAAAAGACTCCACGGTGCTGGCTCACGTGATGAAGCTCCTGAATGAGCGATACAGCTATGGCCTCGAGCTTATGCTACTCTCTGTGGATGAGGGAATCACTGGTTATCGAGACGACTCGTTGGAGACGGTGAAGAGGAACCAGCAGCAGTATGAGCTGCCGCTGAAGATTGTGTCATATGAGGAGCTGTATGGCTGGACTATGGATGCTATAGTGAAGCAAGTGGGACTGAAAAATAACTGCACCTTCTGTGGAGTGTTCAGAAGACAGGCGCTAGACAGAGGAGCCATCATGCTGAAAGTGGACAAGATATGTACAG gtcaCAATGCTGACGATGTGGCGGAAACAGTTTTGATGAACGTCTTGCGAGGTGACATAGCTCGTCTGCGCCGCTGCACTGCCATCGCCACATCCAGCGAGGGTGACGGAGTCGTACCGCGCTGCAAGCCCCTCAAATATGCGTATGAGAAAGAGATCGTTTTGTATGCTTATTTTAAGAAGTTGGACTACTTTTCCACAGAATGCATTTACTCTCCCAATGCTTATCGTGGCCATGCAAGGACCTTCTTAAAGGACCTTGAGAGTATAAGGCCCAGCTCCATCATGGATGTCATCCACTCTGGGGAGAACCTGTCTGTGCGGGAGGGCGTGAAGATGCCTGTGCAGGGGACATGCAGCAGGTGTGGCTACATCTCCAGCCAGGCGCTGTGTAAGTCCTGTGTGCTGCTGGAGGGCCTGAACCGAGGCCTGCCGAAGCTCGGCATAGGCAAACACCACCGCCTGCATGACAAAATCCTCTCCCAGCAGCCCCTCACcgaaaaagaggagaggaagctgAAATCTGTAGACTTTTGA
- the crybb2 gene encoding beta-crystallin B2, whose translation MATDHQNPASKQQQPGTSAFKLVIYEQENFQGRCHELTGPCNNLQEAGVEKVGSILVLCGPWVGYEQPNCKGEQYVFEKGEYPRWDSWTNSRRSDTIVAFRPIKVDSQEHKIVLYENPSFAGKKIEIIDDDVPSFHAHGYQEKVSSVRVQSGTWVGYQYPGYRGYQYLFEKGEYKDSAEFGAQIPQIQSVRRIRDMQWHQRGAFHPVN comes from the exons ATGGCCACAGATCACCAGAACCCCGCAtccaagcagcagcagccaggcaCCAGTGCGTTTAAG CTGGTTATCTATGAGCAGGAAAACTTCCAGGGACGCTGCCATGAGCTGACTGGTCCCTGTAACAACCTCCAGGAAGCAGGCGTGGAGAAAGTGGGCTCCATACTGGTGCTTTGTGGACC ATGGGTGGGATACGAGCAGCCTAACTGTAAGGGGGAGCAGTATGTGTTTGAGAAGGGGGAGTATCCTCGCTGGGATTCCTGGACCAACAGCAGGCGCAGTGACACCATTGTTGCATTCCGCCCAATTAAAGTG GACAGCCAGGAGCACAAGATTGTCCTTTACGAAAACCCCAGCTTTGCAGGGAAGAAGATAGAAATCATAGATGACGATGTCCCCAGCTTCCACGCACACGGCTACCAGGAGAAGGTCTCCTCTGTTAGGGTTCAGAGTGGCAC TTGGGTGGGCTACCAGTATCCAGGCTACAGAGGTTATCAGTACCTGTTTGAAAAGGGCGAGTATAAGGACAGCGCTGAGTTTGGAGCCCAGATTCCTCAGATCCAGTCGGTTCGGCGCATCAGAGACATGCAGTGGCATCAGAGGGGTGCTTTTCACCCCGTCAACTAA